A stretch of the Oceanicola sp. D3 genome encodes the following:
- a CDS encoding peptide chain release factor 3, whose product MSTNRPALPPEIARRRTFAIISHPDAGKTTLTEKFLLYGGAIQMAGQVRAKGEARRTRSDFMQMEKDRGISVSASAMSFDFGNYRFNLVDTPGHSDFSEDTYRTLTAVDAAVMVIDGAKGVESQTQKLFEVCRLRDLPILTFCNKMDRESRDTFEIIDEIQEMLAIDVTPASWPIGVGRDFLGCYDMIHNRLELMDRADRNKVAESIKIEGLDDPKLAEHIPADLLEKLLEEVEMASELLPKLDPQALAEGTLTPIWFGSAINSFGVKELMDGIAEYGPEPQPQSAEPRQISPEETKVSGFVFKVQANMDPKHRDRVAFLRLASGHFQRGMKLTHVRTKKPMAVSSPVLFLASDRELAEEAWAGDIIGIPNHGQLRIGDTLTEGEALKVTGIPSFAPELLQNCRAGDPMKAKHLDKALMQFAEEGAAKVFKPTFGSGFIVGVVGQLQFEVLASRIEMEYGLPVRFEPSQFTSARWVNGPKDAVEKFAAANKQHMGEDNDGDLVYLTRLQWDIDRVERDYPDVKLTATKEMMV is encoded by the coding sequence ATGTCCACCAATCGCCCCGCCCTGCCCCCAGAAATCGCCCGCCGCCGGACCTTTGCGATCATTTCGCACCCCGACGCCGGCAAGACGACTCTCACCGAGAAGTTCCTGCTCTATGGCGGCGCAATCCAAATGGCCGGACAAGTGCGCGCCAAGGGCGAAGCGCGGCGCACCCGCTCGGACTTCATGCAGATGGAGAAAGACCGGGGCATTTCCGTTTCGGCTTCGGCGATGTCTTTCGACTTCGGCAACTACCGCTTCAACCTCGTCGACACACCCGGCCACAGCGACTTCTCCGAAGACACCTACCGCACCCTGACGGCGGTGGACGCTGCTGTGATGGTGATCGACGGTGCCAAGGGCGTGGAGAGCCAGACGCAAAAGCTCTTCGAGGTCTGCCGCCTGCGCGACCTGCCGATCCTGACCTTCTGTAACAAGATGGACCGCGAGAGCCGCGACACCTTCGAGATCATCGACGAAATCCAGGAAATGCTGGCGATCGACGTGACGCCCGCAAGCTGGCCCATCGGCGTTGGCCGCGATTTCCTCGGCTGCTACGACATGATCCACAACCGGCTGGAACTGATGGACAGGGCCGACCGCAACAAGGTGGCCGAGAGCATCAAGATCGAAGGGCTGGACGACCCCAAGCTGGCCGAACACATCCCCGCCGACCTGCTGGAAAAGCTGCTCGAAGAGGTCGAAATGGCCTCCGAACTCCTGCCCAAGCTCGACCCACAGGCGCTGGCCGAGGGCACGCTCACCCCCATCTGGTTCGGCTCCGCGATCAACAGCTTCGGCGTGAAAGAGCTGATGGACGGCATCGCCGAATACGGCCCCGAGCCGCAGCCCCAAAGCGCCGAGCCGCGCCAGATTTCACCAGAAGAAACAAAGGTTTCCGGCTTTGTCTTCAAGGTTCAGGCGAACATGGACCCAAAGCACCGGGACCGCGTGGCCTTCCTCCGCCTCGCCTCCGGCCACTTCCAGCGCGGCATGAAGCTGACCCATGTGCGCACCAAAAAGCCAATGGCCGTGAGCAGCCCCGTGCTCTTCCTCGCCTCCGACCGTGAACTGGCCGAAGAGGCTTGGGCGGGTGACATCATCGGCATTCCCAACCACGGCCAGTTGCGCATCGGCGACACGCTCACCGAAGGCGAGGCCCTCAAGGTCACCGGCATCCCCTCCTTCGCGCCCGAACTGCTGCAAAACTGCCGCGCGGGCGACCCGATGAAGGCCAAACACCTCGACAAGGCGCTGATGCAATTCGCCGAAGAAGGCGCCGCCAAAGTGTTCAAGCCCACCTTCGGCTCGGGCTTTATCGTCGGCGTCGTCGGGCAGCTGCAATTCGAGGTTCTGGCAAGCCGCATCGAGATGGAATACGGCCTCCCGGTCCGCTTCGAGCCCTCGCAATTCACCTCGGCCCGCTGGGTCAACGGCCCGAAAGACGCCGTGGAGAAGTTTGCCGCCGCCAACAAGCAGCACATGGGCGAAGACAACGACGGCGACCTCGTCTATCTCACCCGCCTGCAATGGGATATCGACCGGGTGGAACGCGACTACCCCGATGTGAAGCTCACCGCGACCAAGGAAATGATGGTCTGA
- a CDS encoding Rho termination factor N-terminal domain-containing protein has translation MAQREEPGPSVKDDDTYEALRDKGYSKEKSARIANAQANDAMEPSKKGGKAPPYEEWTAQELYDRAKELDISGRSEMTKDELIEALRG, from the coding sequence ATGGCACAAAGAGAAGAGCCCGGCCCGAGCGTGAAGGACGACGACACCTATGAGGCCCTGCGCGACAAGGGGTACAGCAAGGAGAAGTCGGCGCGGATCGCAAATGCGCAAGCCAATGACGCCATGGAGCCCAGCAAGAAGGGCGGGAAGGCACCGCCCTATGAGGAGTGGACGGCGCAGGAGCTGTATGACCGCGCCAAGGAGCTGGATATTTCCGGACGCAGCGAGATGACCAAGGATGAGTTGATCGAGGCGCTGCGGGGGTAG
- a CDS encoding TetR/AcrR family transcriptional regulator → MKAEPTNRKGEILLAAFDALTAEGLPMLSYDAIASRGALSRQLIRYHYPDPEDLMIDLCDHLAGLYREALISEVMKREGAARLRCFFDFYFDMIEGNLKPRDDQVYDALMSLSAGHPRIRTNLRSQYSLLGQVLSHELELEYPELSTQSAQELSYLFVCLMYGHWKMVASLGLSPEHRHVTRRAIDQLIESHRARPAKTGPKIWSNAPKS, encoded by the coding sequence ATGAAAGCGGAACCGACCAACCGAAAGGGCGAGATCCTTTTGGCAGCCTTCGACGCGCTCACGGCCGAGGGCCTGCCGATGCTCTCCTATGATGCCATCGCCAGCCGAGGGGCCCTCTCACGTCAGCTGATCCGCTACCACTACCCCGACCCCGAAGACCTGATGATCGACCTTTGCGACCATCTGGCCGGGCTCTACCGCGAAGCGCTGATCTCCGAGGTGATGAAGCGCGAAGGCGCGGCCCGCCTGCGCTGCTTCTTCGATTTCTACTTCGACATGATCGAGGGCAATCTCAAACCCCGCGACGATCAGGTGTACGATGCGCTGATGTCGCTCTCGGCGGGCCACCCTCGCATCCGCACCAACCTGCGCAGCCAATATTCCCTGCTCGGCCAGGTGCTGTCACACGAGCTGGAGCTGGAATACCCAGAGCTGAGCACCCAGAGCGCGCAGGAGCTGTCCTACCTCTTCGTCTGCCTGATGTATGGCCACTGGAAGATGGTCGCCTCGCTGGGCTTATCGCCCGAGCACCGGCACGTCACGCGCCGCGCCATCGACCAGCTGATCGAGTCGCACCGTGCCCGCCCCGCCAAAACGGGGCCAAAAATCTGGTCCAACGCGCCGAAAAGCTGA
- a CDS encoding Hint domain-containing protein: MTTPLNDPSSKPAPPRERAARRASYDCHLFNGGDLRVTSGANLGDELGELDELCEGDVYALDEEASVAKLALITEGGQHRVASGSELGNAGDAVTLAGRLTFMGGDGGGMDLLVVELPAKEGLSRHILPLQPMEPRVDYTLIGVSEDPGEVQLSDLTSFAFARGTAITLASGAQKPVEELAPGERVLTRDHGAQPVRWIGHQTVRAVGAYAPVVIAKDTLGNAADLILSQHQRLFVYQRGADRVTETAEMLVKAALLVDDDAVFIRKGGFVDYYTLVFDHHEVIYAECIPVESLELSPDTRQSLPGEIAAGIAAELGDLAHTPAFGTELSGDLIDPEKRRKIFKGSAGR, translated from the coding sequence ATGACCACGCCGCTAAACGACCCTTCTTCCAAGCCTGCCCCCCCGCGTGAGCGGGCCGCCCGCCGTGCGAGCTATGATTGCCACCTGTTTAACGGCGGCGATCTGCGAGTCACCTCCGGTGCCAACCTCGGCGATGAGCTGGGCGAGCTGGATGAACTCTGCGAAGGCGATGTCTACGCGCTGGACGAAGAGGCAAGCGTGGCCAAACTGGCGCTGATCACCGAAGGCGGCCAGCACCGGGTGGCCAGCGGCTCCGAACTGGGCAACGCGGGTGATGCCGTCACCCTCGCCGGGCGGCTCACCTTCATGGGCGGCGACGGCGGCGGGATGGATCTGCTGGTGGTTGAACTGCCCGCCAAAGAGGGCCTCTCGCGCCATATCCTGCCGCTTCAGCCTATGGAGCCACGGGTGGATTACACCCTCATCGGTGTCTCCGAAGACCCGGGCGAGGTGCAGCTTTCCGATCTCACCTCCTTCGCCTTCGCCCGAGGCACCGCAATCACCCTCGCCTCCGGTGCGCAAAAGCCGGTGGAAGAGCTGGCGCCCGGCGAGCGTGTGCTGACCCGCGACCACGGCGCGCAGCCCGTGCGCTGGATCGGCCACCAAACAGTGCGGGCCGTCGGGGCCTACGCGCCCGTCGTCATCGCAAAAGACACCCTCGGCAACGCCGCCGATCTTATCCTGAGCCAGCACCAACGCCTCTTCGTCTACCAACGCGGGGCCGACCGGGTGACAGAAACTGCCGAGATGCTGGTGAAGGCCGCGCTGCTGGTGGATGACGATGCGGTCTTTATCCGCAAGGGCGGGTTTGTTGACTACTACACGCTGGTGTTCGATCACCACGAGGTCATTTACGCCGAGTGTATCCCCGTGGAATCGCTGGAGCTTTCGCCAGACACCCGCCAAAGCCTGCCCGGCGAGATCGCCGCCGGCATCGCCGCAGAGCTGGGCGACCTTGCTCATACCCCCGCCTTCGGCACCGAGCTTTCGGGCGACCTGATAGACCCCGAGAAGCGCCGCAAGATCTTCAAGGGCAGTGCGGGGCGTTAG
- a CDS encoding SDR family oxidoreductase gives MDLGISGKRALVAASSKGLGLGCARALAEAGCSLVMNARGAEALEASAEAIRKDFGVEVETVACDVTTQEGRAKLLGAAGTVEILVTNAGGPPPGMWQDWDRDDFIAALDANMLTPIALMQAALPGMMERKWGKVVNITSQSVKSPIAVLGLSNSARAGLTGFVAGTARQVAEYGININNLLPGIHATDRAESLDKGVCEKEGITMEEARARRSSTIPAGRYGTPEEFGQTCAFLCSKYAGYMVGQNILLDGGSLNYTLA, from the coding sequence ATGGATCTGGGAATTTCAGGCAAACGGGCCTTGGTGGCCGCCTCGTCGAAGGGCCTCGGGCTTGGATGCGCACGGGCGCTGGCCGAAGCGGGCTGTAGCCTGGTGATGAATGCGCGCGGCGCAGAGGCGCTGGAGGCCAGTGCAGAGGCGATCCGCAAGGATTTTGGCGTGGAGGTCGAAACCGTGGCCTGCGACGTGACCACCCAAGAGGGCCGGGCCAAGCTGCTGGGCGCAGCGGGCACGGTGGAAATTTTGGTCACCAATGCCGGTGGCCCGCCGCCCGGCATGTGGCAGGACTGGGACAGGGATGATTTTATCGCCGCGCTGGATGCCAACATGCTCACCCCCATCGCGCTGATGCAGGCGGCCCTCCCGGGCATGATGGAGCGCAAGTGGGGCAAGGTGGTGAACATCACCAGCCAATCGGTGAAGAGCCCGATTGCGGTGCTGGGACTCTCCAACTCTGCCCGCGCCGGGCTGACGGGCTTTGTGGCCGGCACCGCGCGACAGGTGGCGGAATATGGCATTAACATCAACAACCTACTCCCCGGAATTCATGCAACAGACCGGGCGGAATCGCTCGACAAGGGTGTGTGCGAGAAGGAGGGGATCACCATGGAAGAGGCCCGCGCGCGGCGGTCTTCGACCATACCTGCGGGCCGCTATGGCACGCCGGAAGAGTTTGGCCAGACCTGTGCCTTCCTGTGCTCGAAATATGCAGGCTACATGGTGGGGCAGAACATTCTGCTGGATGGCGGCTCGCTGAACTACACGCTGGCCTGA
- a CDS encoding ABC transporter ATP-binding protein yields the protein MGESDRIEVQNLTRRLGGRAVVRDLSLQLAPGQVTCLLGPSGCGKSTTLRMIAGVDRPDEGRVLAEGTVLSDQSTFVPPEERNIGLMFQDFALFPHLTVAKNVAFGLKRGAARGRVGELLERVGLASHAEAYPHELSGGEQQRVALARALAPRPRVMLMDEPFSGLDMRLRDEIRDQTLSVLKEEGTAVLLVTHEPDEAMRMADEILLMRDGVIVQRGAPYTIYNNPGDRKAAAFFSDINILRGKVEGALTETPFGSFLAPGVPDGQEVEIVFRPQHLTIDFDRGGRGPNPTESHGMPARGVVERARFMGRESLVELKMDHDGQVLRATIPSVFLPKPGTVLWLTIRRDRCFLFPLRTD from the coding sequence TTGGGCGAGAGCGACCGGATTGAGGTGCAGAACCTGACGCGCCGCCTTGGCGGGCGGGCGGTGGTGCGTGATCTGTCGCTGCAACTGGCGCCGGGGCAGGTGACCTGCCTGCTCGGCCCCTCCGGCTGCGGCAAGTCAACCACCTTGCGGATGATCGCGGGCGTCGACCGGCCCGATGAAGGGCGTGTGCTGGCAGAAGGCACCGTGCTTTCGGACCAGTCGACCTTCGTGCCGCCGGAAGAGCGCAATATTGGCCTGATGTTTCAGGATTTTGCGCTGTTTCCGCATTTGACGGTGGCCAAGAACGTGGCTTTCGGGCTGAAGCGCGGCGCGGCGCGCGGGCGGGTGGGCGAGCTGTTAGAGCGGGTCGGGCTGGCCAGCCATGCGGAGGCTTATCCACATGAGCTTTCGGGCGGGGAGCAACAGCGTGTGGCGCTGGCCCGCGCCTTGGCCCCACGGCCGCGGGTGATGCTGATGGACGAGCCATTCTCGGGGCTCGACATGCGGCTGCGCGATGAGATCCGCGACCAGACGCTGAGCGTGTTGAAGGAAGAGGGCACGGCGGTGCTGCTTGTCACCCATGAGCCCGATGAGGCGATGCGGATGGCCGATGAAATCCTGCTGATGCGCGATGGGGTGATTGTGCAGCGGGGCGCTCCCTATACGATCTATAACAACCCAGGTGACCGGAAGGCCGCTGCTTTTTTCAGTGATATCAATATTCTGAGGGGCAAAGTTGAAGGCGCGTTGACGGAAACACCCTTTGGCTCTTTCCTCGCGCCGGGTGTGCCGGATGGGCAGGAGGTGGAGATTGTCTTTCGCCCGCAGCACCTGACCATCGACTTTGACCGCGGCGGGCGCGGGCCGAACCCGACGGAGAGCCACGGGATGCCTGCACGGGGCGTGGTGGAGCGGGCGCGCTTTATGGGGCGCGAGAGCCTTGTGGAGTTGAAGATGGACCATGATGGGCAGGTGCTTCGGGCGACGATTCCCTCGGTTTTCCTGCCCAAGCCGGGCACTGTGCTGTGGCTCACCATTCGGCGCGACAGGTGCTTTCTGTTTCCTCTGCGCACCGATTGA
- the tatA gene encoding twin-arginine translocase TatA/TatE family subunit produces the protein MFITNIPPVGWLLIAVVVLVLFGRGKISSLMGEVGKGITSFKKGVSEGTKELDEADAAAARDVTPEEKDKA, from the coding sequence ATGTTCATCACCAATATCCCCCCGGTCGGATGGCTTCTTATTGCCGTCGTGGTGCTGGTGCTCTTCGGGCGCGGCAAGATCTCTTCGCTGATGGGCGAAGTGGGCAAGGGGATCACCTCGTTCAAGAAGGGCGTTTCGGAAGGCACGAAAGAGCTGGACGAAGCCGATGCGGCCGCCGCGCGCGACGTGACGCCGGAAGAGAAAGACAAGGCCTGA
- the tatB gene encoding Sec-independent protein translocase protein TatB — protein MGWSELLLIGVVALIVVGPKDLPVMFQSLGKMTAKVKRMAREFSRAMEDAADSTGMKDVASDLNKTMNPKSMGIDKLRDAADRFDKWEPGKKDAAKKDLGPETQKLSEERAEAKRKIHDASAKAAEERKAREAAAAASEAAELSDEPDFDEEMVNGADAPAPAEPDTKAAMKSETKPGAPGDAGVS, from the coding sequence ATGGGCTGGAGCGAGCTTCTGCTGATTGGCGTCGTGGCGCTGATCGTGGTGGGTCCGAAGGACTTGCCGGTGATGTTCCAGTCGCTTGGCAAAATGACGGCCAAGGTGAAGCGGATGGCGCGGGAATTTTCGCGCGCCATGGAAGATGCCGCTGACAGCACTGGCATGAAGGACGTGGCCAGCGACCTCAACAAGACGATGAACCCCAAGTCGATGGGGATCGACAAGCTGCGCGACGCCGCCGACCGCTTTGACAAGTGGGAGCCCGGCAAGAAAGACGCGGCGAAGAAAGACCTTGGCCCCGAAACCCAAAAGCTCTCGGAAGAGCGGGCGGAGGCCAAGCGCAAGATTCACGACGCCAGCGCCAAGGCCGCTGAAGAGCGTAAGGCGCGGGAGGCGGCTGCGGCGGCCTCGGAGGCGGCGGAGCTTTCGGACGAGCCGGACTTTGATGAAGAGATGGTTAACGGGGCGGACGCCCCTGCGCCTGCTGAGCCGGACACAAAAGCTGCCATGAAATCAGAGACGAAGCCCGGCGCACCGGGCGATGCGGGTGTGAGCTGA
- the tatC gene encoding twin-arginine translocase subunit TatC, giving the protein MSQAEENLDDSSAPLIEHLAELRTRLIRSAIAFIIAVFICFYFAGQIFDFLKQPVCHAMAERMQACNLQMIRLQDGFFVQIRIAMLAGFALAFPVIGFQLWRFVAPGLYRNERSAFLPFMIASPAMFLLGAAFCYYIVIPLAYDFFLGFQDFGGAAPTGAETADEGQVVAGSGSVVFQGSISEYLSLTITFVMAFGVCFQLPVLLTLLGKAGLVSAAGLAAVRKYAVVAILVLAGIVTPPDIFTQVILFVAVYGLYEVSIFLVARVERRRTARLRAEGILDEDEEF; this is encoded by the coding sequence ATGAGTCAGGCAGAAGAGAACCTCGACGATAGCTCCGCGCCGCTCATTGAGCATCTGGCCGAGTTGCGCACCCGGCTGATCCGCTCGGCGATTGCCTTCATCATTGCCGTTTTCATCTGCTTCTATTTTGCAGGCCAGATTTTCGATTTCCTTAAGCAGCCGGTCTGCCATGCGATGGCGGAGCGGATGCAGGCCTGTAACCTGCAGATGATCCGGTTGCAGGACGGGTTCTTTGTGCAGATCCGCATTGCCATGCTGGCCGGTTTCGCGCTGGCCTTTCCGGTGATCGGCTTCCAGCTCTGGCGGTTTGTGGCCCCTGGGCTCTATCGCAATGAGCGCTCGGCTTTCCTGCCCTTCATGATCGCCTCGCCGGCGATGTTCCTGCTGGGCGCGGCCTTTTGCTATTACATCGTGATCCCGCTGGCCTACGACTTTTTCCTTGGGTTCCAAGACTTTGGCGGGGCCGCCCCGACGGGTGCGGAGACCGCTGACGAGGGGCAGGTTGTGGCGGGGTCCGGATCTGTGGTGTTTCAGGGCTCCATCTCGGAATACCTCTCGCTCACCATCACCTTCGTCATGGCCTTTGGTGTCTGCTTCCAACTGCCCGTTCTGCTGACACTGCTGGGGAAGGCAGGGCTGGTGAGCGCAGCCGGGCTGGCGGCGGTGCGCAAATATGCGGTTGTGGCGATCCTCGTGCTGGCGGGCATTGTGACGCCGCCGGATATCTTTACCCAAGTCATTCTGTTTGTTGCGGTTTACGGGCTCTACGAGGTGTCGATCTTCCTCGTGGCACGGGTGGAGCGCAGGCGGACGGCGCGGCTGCGGGCTGAAGGCATCTTGGATGAGGATGAAGAGTTTTGA
- a CDS encoding ATP-binding protein → MDDPMDRIAAALERMAPPPLKDPDFTSASAFLWHADPDSLEPVEQVNRVDISLLIGIDRSRDTLVENTRQFAAGLPANNALLWGSRGMGKSSLVKAVHAAVQADFANLKLIEVQREDLPSIGRLLGHLRRSEARFLLFCDDLSFSHDDEHYKSLKAVLDGGIAGRPENVVFYATSNRRHLMPRDMIENERSTAISPSEATEEKVSLSDRFGLWLGFHPCTQDEYLTMISGYCAEYGVEVEPETLRAEAIEWQATRGGRSGRVAWQFFTDLAGRKGVKL, encoded by the coding sequence GTGGACGACCCGATGGACCGGATTGCCGCCGCGCTGGAGCGGATGGCACCGCCCCCGCTGAAAGACCCTGACTTTACAAGCGCTTCGGCCTTTCTATGGCACGCGGATCCGGATTCGCTGGAGCCGGTGGAGCAGGTCAACCGGGTGGATATCAGCCTGCTGATCGGCATTGACCGTTCGCGCGACACGCTGGTGGAAAACACCCGCCAGTTTGCCGCCGGTCTGCCTGCGAACAACGCCTTGCTCTGGGGCTCGCGGGGCATGGGAAAATCCAGCCTTGTCAAAGCGGTACACGCTGCGGTGCAAGCCGATTTTGCCAACCTCAAGCTGATCGAGGTGCAGCGCGAAGACCTGCCCTCCATTGGCCGGTTGCTCGGCCATCTGCGCCGCTCCGAGGCCCGCTTTCTGCTGTTTTGCGATGACCTCTCGTTCAGCCATGATGACGAGCATTACAAATCGCTTAAGGCGGTGCTCGATGGGGGTATCGCCGGGCGGCCTGAGAACGTGGTGTTTTATGCCACTTCCAACCGTCGCCACCTTATGCCGCGCGACATGATCGAGAACGAGCGCTCCACTGCGATCAGCCCAAGCGAGGCGACGGAGGAGAAGGTCTCTCTCAGTGACCGCTTTGGCCTTTGGCTGGGCTTTCATCCCTGCACGCAGGACGAGTATCTCACCATGATTTCAGGCTATTGCGCCGAATACGGCGTGGAGGTGGAGCCCGAGACCCTGCGCGCCGAGGCGATTGAATGGCAGGCCACGCGCGGCGGGCGCTCGGGGCGTGTCGCCTGGCAGTTTTTCACCGATCTGGCGGGGCGGAAGGGCGTGAAGCTCTGA
- a CDS encoding M23 family metallopeptidase: MRLTATLVASVSLFGLTACESLDSDFRGFGGGFNTSEAARKATEPRPAPDNRGILSYPGYQVAVARRGDTVTSVAARVGIPENELAARNAVPPGASLNAGEVLLLPRRVAEPSPSTGAPTTGPIRPAEQVDVAVLADNAISRAEGTITPAAPARKPQTGQEPVRHVVKAGETAYSVSRLYGVSVKALDEWNGLDDKLTLRVGQTLLIPPEAPSRPKPTTVTKPGTGSETPTPPSAAKPLPKDEPAAAQTKTTEAKPAPGTPESPDLGKQATQASASSARFTSPVNGKISRVFSSRNKSVNFSASAGSPVKAADAGTVFVVTKTDDQVTYVGIKHDGGLTSVYANVDGVTVKKGDKVSKGQSIAKVSPGNPAFLNFIVLKGTQAIDPAPYLP; the protein is encoded by the coding sequence ATGCGTCTCACCGCAACTCTCGTGGCATCCGTGAGCCTCTTCGGCCTCACCGCCTGTGAAAGTCTTGATAGCGATTTCCGCGGCTTCGGCGGCGGTTTCAACACCAGCGAGGCCGCGCGCAAAGCCACCGAGCCCCGGCCCGCACCAGACAATCGCGGCATCCTCTCCTACCCCGGCTACCAAGTTGCCGTGGCCCGGCGTGGCGATACGGTCACCTCCGTTGCCGCCCGCGTCGGCATCCCCGAAAACGAGCTGGCCGCGCGCAATGCCGTGCCGCCCGGAGCCTCTCTGAACGCTGGCGAAGTGCTGCTGCTGCCCCGCCGCGTGGCAGAGCCCTCCCCCTCCACCGGCGCGCCCACCACCGGCCCGATCCGCCCCGCCGAGCAGGTTGATGTAGCCGTGCTGGCCGATAACGCCATTTCCCGCGCCGAGGGCACAATCACCCCCGCCGCCCCGGCCCGTAAGCCGCAAACCGGGCAAGAGCCCGTCCGCCACGTGGTCAAGGCTGGTGAAACCGCCTACTCCGTCTCCCGCCTCTATGGCGTGTCGGTCAAGGCGCTGGACGAGTGGAACGGGCTGGATGACAAGCTCACTCTGCGCGTCGGCCAAACCCTGCTGATCCCGCCAGAGGCGCCCTCGCGCCCCAAGCCCACCACCGTCACCAAGCCCGGCACGGGCAGCGAAACGCCAACGCCGCCCTCGGCCGCCAAACCGCTGCCCAAGGACGAACCCGCCGCGGCGCAAACCAAGACGACCGAGGCCAAGCCCGCGCCCGGCACGCCCGAAAGCCCCGATCTCGGCAAACAGGCCACCCAGGCCTCTGCCAGTTCGGCGCGCTTCACCTCGCCGGTCAACGGCAAGATCAGCCGGGTCTTCTCGTCGCGCAACAAGTCGGTCAACTTCTCGGCCAGCGCAGGCAGCCCGGTGAAGGCCGCTGATGCGGGCACCGTCTTCGTCGTGACCAAAACCGACGATCAGGTGACCTATGTCGGCATCAAGCACGACGGCGGGCTCACCTCGGTTTACGCCAATGTCGACGGCGTGACCGTGAAGAAGGGCGACAAGGTGTCCAAAGGGCAGTCCATCGCCAAGGTCAGCCCCGGCAACCCGGCTTTCCTCAATTTCATCGTCCTCAAAGGCACACAGGCCATCGACCCGGCCCCCTACCTGCCCTGA
- a CDS encoding protein-L-isoaspartate(D-aspartate) O-methyltransferase, which translates to MSEGTEAERKMQFLFALRSRGVTDKAVLSAMEKVDRGQFVQGLFSERAYDDTPLPIACGQTISQPSIVGLMTQALQLTPRDKVLEVGTGSGYQAAILAMLARRVYTVDRFRRLTRTAEALFRELDLTNVTTFTADGSHGLPEHAPFDKIIVTAAAEDPPGPLLAQLRIGGIMVVPVGQSDAVQSLIRVRRTEEGLRYDELRDVRFVPLLEGLGKE; encoded by the coding sequence ATGAGCGAGGGCACGGAAGCGGAACGCAAGATGCAGTTCCTCTTCGCCCTGCGCTCCCGGGGCGTCACCGACAAGGCGGTGCTCTCCGCCATGGAAAAAGTTGACCGCGGTCAATTCGTGCAGGGCCTGTTCTCCGAACGCGCCTATGACGACACGCCCCTGCCCATCGCCTGCGGCCAGACCATCTCGCAGCCCTCCATCGTCGGCCTGATGACACAGGCGCTCCAGCTCACCCCGCGCGACAAGGTGCTCGAGGTCGGCACCGGCTCTGGCTACCAGGCCGCGATCCTCGCCATGCTCGCCCGCCGGGTCTATACCGTCGACCGTTTCCGCCGCCTTACCCGCACCGCCGAGGCGCTGTTCCGCGAGCTGGATCTTACCAATGTCACCACCTTCACCGCCGATGGCTCTCACGGGCTGCCCGAGCATGCGCCCTTCGACAAGATCATCGTGACAGCCGCCGCCGAAGATCCGCCCGGACCGCTCTTGGCCCAGCTGCGCATAGGGGGTATCATGGTGGTGCCCGTTGGCCAGTCGGACGCGGTGCAAAGCCTGATCCGTGTGCGCCGCACCGAAGAAGGCCTGCGCTACGACGAGCTGCGCGACGTGCGTTTCGTTCCGCTCCTCGAGGGGTTGGGCAAAGAGTAG
- the surE gene encoding 5'/3'-nucleotidase SurE, with translation MRILITNDDGINAPGLAVLEAIAADLAGPSGEVWVVAPAFEQSGVGHCISYTHPTMIAKLGERRFAAEGSPADCVLAGLYDVLEGERPDLVLSGVNRGNNAAENTLYSGTIGGAMEGALQGVRSVALSQFYGPDNVELENPFEAAAAHGARTLRWLLEHGEWEGERYNTFYNVNFPPCAAAQAGELKITTQGRRKTTNFSVEPHIAPSGRRFLWIKGGPQHENTGPGTDVAANLANHISITPMRADLTAHDAVARLQEKLG, from the coding sequence ATGCGCATTCTCATCACCAATGACGACGGGATCAACGCGCCGGGGCTGGCGGTGCTTGAGGCAATTGCCGCCGATCTCGCCGGGCCAAGCGGCGAAGTCTGGGTGGTGGCGCCCGCCTTCGAGCAATCCGGCGTCGGCCACTGCATCAGCTACACCCACCCCACCATGATCGCCAAACTCGGCGAGCGCCGCTTCGCCGCCGAGGGCAGCCCGGCCGACTGTGTGCTCGCCGGGCTCTACGATGTGCTCGAAGGCGAGCGCCCTGATCTCGTGCTCTCGGGCGTCAACCGGGGCAACAACGCCGCCGAAAATACGCTCTACTCAGGCACCATCGGCGGCGCGATGGAAGGTGCGCTGCAAGGCGTGCGCTCGGTGGCGCTTTCGCAGTTCTACGGCCCCGACAACGTGGAGCTGGAAAATCCCTTCGAAGCCGCCGCCGCCCACGGCGCCCGCACCCTGCGTTGGCTGCTGGAGCATGGCGAATGGGAGGGCGAGCGCTACAACACCTTCTACAACGTAAACTTCCCGCCCTGTGCCGCCGCCCAAGCGGGCGAGCTGAAGATCACCACGCAAGGCCGCAGGAAAACAACGAATTTCTCCGTCGAGCCCCACATCGCCCCCTCCGGTCGCCGGTTCCTCTGGATCAAGGGCGGCCCCCAGCACGAAAATACCGGGCCGGGCACCGATGTCGCGGCCAACCTCGCCAATCACATCTCGATCACCCCCATGCGCGCCGACCTGACCGCCCATGATGCGGTGGCGCGCTTGCAGGAGAAACTGGGATGA